From Enterococcus mundtii, the proteins below share one genomic window:
- the smc gene encoding chromosome segregation protein SMC yields MYLKRIEIAGFKSFADKTIIEFENSVTAVVGPNGSGKSNITEAIRWVLGEQSAKSLRGGKMPDIIFAGSDSRKQLNVAEVTVVLDNSDHYLPLEYSEISVTRRYRRTGESDFFINKQPCRLKDIQELFMDSGLGKESFSIISQGKVEAIFSSKPEDRRGIFEEAAGVLKYKQRKKKAEQKLFETEDNLSRVQDIIYELEEQLTPLAAQSEAAKEFLRLKETLTNTDISLMIAEIKAAKKEWDERQIQLDQFNQSLTSLTTQIQTKEQLLADKRKQNNQADRMIEKNQQTLLALSEKLKQTEGQKEVLLERTKHTQKSSKEYQASLTEVQEKVAHFEELQATLTQEVSQKEAEIQQAEKALMSTQQELEKYQKSTKELLAELRDQYVDLMQEQATVGNELKYLERQYVQETSKSQQTLAKQSEVEANVAEMSAKQIELTERHEKLQQALNEVKASLELVQTKGKQAQERLAKEQPKMYQLMNQVQQLRARQKSLQEIQENYFGFYQGVRLILQQKQRLSGIVGAVAELIDVPADYTLAIETALGGSAQHVIVENEGDARQAITYLKQQKGGRATFLPLTTIKPRQLPAHIFAQAQTVDGFIGIASEQVTYPEQIQTIVHNLLGTILLAKDLASANAIAQQIRYQYRVVSLEGDVMNAGGSMTGGATKRGNQGSLFAQNQELKQLTSEFQQADQELQSQEKKVQALQQEVTVLAEEQELLRTQGEQLRFEEQEVANQRQNVANELTRFEKEQQISSYETRELQQFMENYQKQQAELLAKQQELEVQRQAIDAEISSLSQESDKMEERRAQIQEKQAQEQASLAVLKEQYNHLQIQLRGARVQKNEALAKQEGLEQQLHALTADFSDHELTEESLDQRIADLATERDRLKASLEDAKQSREEMQTTIDALDADLLAENRKQKELLTEQSQLEVQKNRAEMILDNHLNYLQTEYQMNYEKACESYEETTDVANSRVEVASLKQQIDRLGPVNLNAIEQYEQVNERHTFLAAQRDDLLSAKDQLFETMDEMDDEVRTRFKEVFEAIRQEFKIVFPNMFGGGRAELVLTDPTDLLQTGIEIEVQPPGKKLQSLSLLSGGERALTAIALLFSIIRVCPVPFCILDEVEAALDEANVKRFGRYLSEFQDDIQFIVVTHRKGTMVAANVLYGVTMQESGVSKIVSVRMEDINEEGRMSETKV; encoded by the coding sequence GTGTATTTAAAACGCATTGAAATAGCCGGCTTTAAATCATTTGCAGATAAAACAATCATTGAGTTTGAAAATAGTGTCACAGCGGTCGTTGGACCAAACGGTAGCGGGAAAAGTAATATTACCGAGGCCATCCGTTGGGTACTAGGAGAACAGTCTGCGAAAAGCCTTCGTGGTGGGAAAATGCCGGATATTATTTTTGCCGGTTCTGATTCCCGTAAACAATTGAATGTCGCTGAAGTAACCGTCGTATTAGACAACTCTGATCATTACTTGCCACTAGAGTATAGTGAGATCAGTGTGACACGTCGTTACCGTCGAACAGGTGAAAGCGACTTTTTCATCAATAAACAACCTTGCCGTTTGAAAGACATCCAAGAATTATTTATGGATTCTGGCTTAGGGAAAGAATCATTTTCGATCATCTCTCAAGGAAAAGTCGAAGCGATTTTTAGTAGTAAGCCAGAAGACCGACGAGGGATTTTTGAAGAAGCAGCTGGAGTCTTGAAATACAAACAGCGCAAGAAAAAGGCGGAGCAAAAGCTTTTTGAAACAGAGGATAATCTAAGCCGTGTCCAAGATATCATCTATGAACTTGAAGAGCAATTAACTCCTTTGGCCGCCCAGAGTGAGGCTGCGAAGGAGTTTTTACGATTAAAAGAAACATTGACTAACACAGATATCTCTTTGATGATTGCTGAAATCAAAGCGGCAAAAAAAGAGTGGGATGAACGACAAATACAATTAGATCAGTTCAACCAATCACTAACGTCCTTAACGACACAGATCCAAACAAAGGAACAGTTATTAGCCGACAAACGTAAACAAAATAACCAGGCCGACCGTATGATCGAAAAAAATCAACAAACGTTATTAGCGTTGTCAGAAAAATTAAAGCAAACAGAAGGACAAAAAGAAGTATTACTTGAGCGAACGAAGCATACCCAAAAGAGCTCAAAAGAATACCAAGCTTCTTTAACTGAAGTGCAAGAAAAAGTGGCTCATTTTGAAGAATTACAAGCGACTTTGACACAAGAAGTTAGTCAAAAAGAAGCAGAGATCCAACAGGCTGAAAAAGCACTGATGAGTACGCAACAAGAATTGGAGAAATACCAAAAATCAACAAAAGAATTGTTGGCAGAATTGCGCGATCAGTATGTCGATTTAATGCAAGAACAAGCAACTGTCGGCAATGAATTGAAGTACTTGGAGCGTCAATATGTCCAAGAGACATCTAAAAGTCAGCAAACACTAGCCAAACAATCGGAAGTGGAAGCGAATGTTGCGGAAATGTCCGCTAAGCAAATCGAGTTGACAGAGCGACATGAAAAGCTACAACAAGCTTTGAATGAGGTCAAAGCGTCACTTGAACTTGTGCAAACAAAAGGAAAACAAGCACAAGAGCGCTTGGCAAAAGAACAGCCTAAAATGTATCAACTGATGAACCAAGTCCAACAATTGCGGGCACGTCAGAAAAGTTTACAAGAAATCCAAGAAAATTACTTTGGCTTCTATCAAGGTGTACGTTTGATCTTGCAACAAAAACAACGTCTTTCAGGTATCGTTGGAGCGGTTGCTGAATTGATCGATGTTCCAGCTGATTATACATTGGCAATCGAAACAGCTTTGGGTGGTTCAGCGCAACATGTCATTGTTGAAAATGAAGGTGATGCACGTCAAGCGATCACTTATCTGAAACAACAAAAAGGCGGACGAGCAACGTTTTTACCATTAACGACAATCAAACCTCGTCAATTACCTGCACATATTTTTGCACAAGCGCAAACAGTTGACGGGTTTATTGGGATCGCTAGCGAACAAGTGACTTATCCCGAACAGATCCAGACAATCGTTCACAATCTATTAGGGACGATTCTATTAGCAAAAGACTTAGCAAGTGCCAATGCCATTGCCCAACAAATTCGTTACCAGTATCGTGTGGTCTCGTTAGAAGGTGATGTCATGAATGCCGGTGGTTCAATGACTGGTGGGGCGACGAAGCGAGGCAATCAAGGAAGTTTGTTTGCACAAAATCAAGAATTAAAACAATTGACTAGTGAGTTTCAACAAGCCGATCAGGAATTGCAAAGTCAAGAAAAGAAAGTCCAAGCATTGCAACAAGAAGTCACGGTTTTGGCAGAAGAACAAGAACTTCTGCGGACACAAGGAGAACAGTTACGCTTTGAAGAACAAGAAGTAGCAAATCAACGACAAAATGTGGCCAACGAACTCACTCGTTTTGAAAAAGAACAGCAAATCTCAAGTTATGAAACGCGTGAACTGCAACAATTCATGGAGAATTACCAAAAACAACAGGCAGAGCTTTTAGCAAAACAGCAAGAACTAGAAGTACAACGCCAAGCGATCGATGCTGAAATCAGTTCATTGAGTCAAGAAAGTGACAAGATGGAAGAACGTCGCGCGCAGATCCAGGAAAAACAAGCACAGGAGCAAGCCTCATTAGCCGTATTGAAAGAGCAATACAATCACTTACAGATCCAACTACGTGGCGCACGTGTACAAAAAAATGAGGCATTAGCCAAACAAGAAGGACTAGAACAACAACTGCATGCATTGACTGCGGACTTCTCTGATCACGAACTGACAGAAGAAAGCTTAGATCAACGAATCGCTGATTTAGCGACAGAAAGAGATCGCTTAAAAGCTTCTCTAGAAGACGCCAAACAGTCACGTGAAGAAATGCAAACGACCATCGATGCGTTGGATGCCGACCTATTAGCTGAAAACCGTAAACAAAAAGAACTTTTGACAGAGCAGTCACAGTTAGAGGTCCAAAAGAATCGTGCGGAAATGATTTTGGATAATCATTTGAATTATCTTCAAACGGAGTATCAGATGAATTATGAAAAAGCCTGTGAATCTTATGAAGAAACAACGGATGTAGCGAACAGCCGGGTAGAAGTTGCTTCGTTGAAACAACAAATCGATCGTTTAGGCCCAGTAAATCTGAACGCCATTGAGCAGTATGAGCAAGTGAATGAACGTCATACCTTTTTGGCTGCGCAACGGGATGACTTATTATCGGCTAAGGATCAATTATTTGAAACAATGGATGAAATGGACGATGAGGTACGGACTCGTTTCAAAGAAGTTTTTGAAGCAATCCGCCAAGAATTCAAAATCGTTTTCCCAAACATGTTTGGTGGCGGTCGCGCAGAGCTTGTGTTGACTGATCCGACTGATTTGTTGCAGACAGGGATTGAAATCGAAGTTCAGCCTCCAGGTAAAAAACTACAAAGTTTAAGTTTACTTTCAGGAGGAGAACGTGCATTGACTGCTATTGCGTTGCTCTTTTCGATTATTCGTGTCTGCCCTGTACCGTTTTGTATCCTTGATGAGGTCGAAGCTGCGCTAGATGAAGCCAATGTCAAACGCTTTGGTCGCTATCTCAGCGAGTTCCAAGACGATATACAGTTTATTGTGGTGACGCATCGTAAAGGGACGATGGTTGCTGCGAATGTCTTATACGGTGTGACCATGCAAGAGTCTGGGGTTTCAAAAATCGTCTCTGTCCGTATGGAAGACATCAATGAAGAAGGAAGAATGAGTGAAACGAAAGTGTAG
- the ftsY gene encoding signal recognition particle-docking protein FtsY, protein MGFFDKIKRAFTGEEAPEEVEVQEKYDKGLEKTRKTFGERMNELFANFRTVDEDFFEELEETLIGADVGFETAIKITEALRQEVKLRNAKKPAEIQNAIIEKLVELYEQEGIDEVNTLNLQEEGLTVILFVGVNGVGKTTSIGKLAHQYKTEGKKVLLAAADTFRAGAIDQLVVWGERAEVEVVRGKAGGDPAAVVYDAIEKAKEKQADILLVDTAGRLQNKVNLMNELEKIKRVIQRELPEAPHEILLVLDATTGQNAMVQAKQFKETSDVTGLVLTKLDGTAKGGIVLAIRNELHLPVKLVGLGEGIDDLEAFDPNDFVIGLFKGLLKEE, encoded by the coding sequence ATGGGATTTTTTGATAAGATCAAACGAGCCTTTACTGGTGAAGAAGCACCAGAAGAAGTAGAAGTACAAGAGAAATATGATAAGGGTCTAGAAAAGACCCGTAAAACGTTCGGTGAACGAATGAATGAACTGTTTGCGAATTTCCGTACGGTCGATGAAGATTTCTTCGAAGAATTAGAAGAAACATTGATCGGTGCAGATGTCGGCTTTGAAACAGCCATCAAGATCACTGAAGCGTTACGCCAAGAAGTGAAGCTAAGAAATGCCAAGAAACCAGCTGAGATCCAAAATGCGATCATCGAAAAATTAGTTGAGCTTTATGAGCAAGAAGGCATCGATGAAGTCAATACATTGAACCTCCAAGAAGAAGGATTGACAGTGATCCTCTTTGTTGGTGTCAATGGTGTAGGAAAGACGACGAGTATCGGTAAATTAGCACATCAATACAAAACGGAAGGCAAAAAGGTATTGTTAGCCGCAGCAGATACCTTCCGTGCGGGTGCGATCGATCAGTTAGTTGTTTGGGGAGAACGTGCAGAAGTTGAAGTGGTTCGAGGCAAAGCTGGTGGTGATCCTGCGGCAGTCGTTTACGATGCCATCGAAAAAGCCAAAGAAAAACAAGCAGATATTTTACTTGTTGATACAGCTGGACGTCTGCAAAACAAAGTCAATTTGATGAACGAATTAGAGAAGATCAAACGTGTGATCCAACGAGAATTACCAGAAGCACCACATGAGATCTTACTTGTGTTAGATGCGACGACAGGGCAAAATGCCATGGTCCAAGCGAAACAGTTCAAAGAAACCTCTGATGTAACAGGGCTAGTTTTAACAAAATTAGACGGTACAGCTAAAGGTGGAATCGTCTTAGCCATTCGTAATGAATTGCACCTGCCGGTCAAACTTGTTGGTTTGGGTGAGGGAATCGATGATTTAGAAGCTTTTGATCCAAATGACTTTGTCATCGGTCTATTTAAAGGCTTATTGAAAGAAGAATAA
- a CDS encoding Cof-type HAD-IIB family hydrolase codes for MIKLIAIDLDGTLLNEEKKISSENKQALAQAKAQGVKIVLCTGRPLAAMAHYLQELGLVEEGDYSITFNGGLVQKNDTGEIIEKKAMSVSDIHRLYALAQELDLPLDVLSDNVVLQLPSAPQKQSLYNVLNNLLQFQPAVLADITDEFVLNKAVIAYEQDELDAKIKEIPSAYYESYEIIKTRNVLLEFMPKGVTKAYGISLLAKDLGLERSEIMAIGDEENDLPMIEYAGLGVAMENAVPFVKEAADHVTASNIEHGVAKAIQQFVLV; via the coding sequence ATGATCAAATTAATCGCTATCGATTTAGACGGAACACTATTGAACGAAGAAAAGAAAATCTCATCTGAGAATAAACAAGCTTTGGCTCAAGCAAAAGCACAAGGGGTAAAAATCGTTTTATGCACGGGGCGTCCGTTAGCAGCGATGGCTCACTATTTACAAGAATTAGGTTTAGTCGAAGAAGGCGATTATAGCATTACCTTCAACGGTGGCTTAGTCCAAAAGAACGATACAGGTGAAATCATTGAGAAAAAAGCGATGTCTGTGTCTGATATCCATCGTCTTTATGCGTTGGCACAAGAACTAGACTTGCCGTTAGACGTCTTATCAGATAATGTCGTCTTGCAATTACCTAGTGCGCCTCAAAAGCAATCGTTGTACAATGTATTAAACAACTTATTGCAATTCCAACCAGCAGTACTAGCTGATATCACAGATGAGTTTGTGTTGAACAAAGCAGTCATTGCCTATGAGCAAGACGAACTAGATGCAAAAATCAAGGAGATTCCAAGCGCTTATTATGAATCGTATGAGATTATCAAAACGCGCAATGTTTTATTAGAATTTATGCCAAAAGGCGTCACTAAGGCATATGGCATTTCTTTATTAGCAAAAGATTTAGGACTTGAACGTAGTGAGATCATGGCAATCGGAGATGAGGAAAATGATCTACCGATGATCGAATACGCAGGACTTGGTGTAGCCATGGAAAATGCGGTACCTTTTGTCAAAGAAGCCGCTGATCATGTCACGGCAAGTAACATCGAACATGGGGTAGCAAAAGCGATCCAACAATTTGTTTTAGTGTAA
- a CDS encoding DUF1430 domain-containing protein, with protein sequence MKKIYRGLFIVTVLSFLYAISFIGNEGIKSAIPNAHSGIVIEEASGTIEEINQKISAYAKKHEIAIHKLVFRIGASGETTKEIYTFDKVERSEYSFPPIKSDVATYFYDYTEMQHQDVLGTYIVTEAPPSGMIADFHDQGIKLEIEEIKWFQLLTAGLLMSIGQLFFILFFFVILALLFYKASLRKKIGVIEMLGHRWLIVSVKDSFIDSVIFTLLMVAFSWWFPQLQFLYRPIFFWGHLMIWVLQLFTSGIIFSFGTISDKIKGKKPYRLLFSLNLLLKIIIFTFVTVQASTLSNKVMETRELEQQLSQWTRVPDYYHLAFSRDTNLLVNPAESKDVRKKAQAPINSRLLPLLEKSEQSGGIFLRDNELGHSSPTLNYIQNDAFWLSNHHAVQELAIKDADGQLIDSLDDSFFYLLIPENKRMYTEMIIPEAEAELDFYQNSFEYETKAYEGELKILYTQANQVLFNYNFQPYEKTFSSNPIIVSMSLPLIQPNIEIWIQDISNGTYLFRDPQLVQEFIKENHMEHDFYGLIAVKDSINQSLMGVKREYYTTLSILFLILIGFVFIQVYLSLLYVEMNKKKLFLKYIAGWTLLQRHHRYYEIILGISTFVALILLLINHAWWQILILLLLFELCILLFTTYLSEKRKRLEVIKYD encoded by the coding sequence ATGAAAAAAATCTATCGAGGGTTATTTATAGTTACAGTGTTAAGTTTCCTTTATGCCATTTCTTTTATCGGAAATGAAGGAATCAAGAGTGCTATCCCAAATGCTCATTCGGGCATTGTAATTGAAGAAGCGAGTGGAACGATTGAGGAAATCAATCAAAAAATTTCTGCTTATGCAAAAAAACATGAAATTGCTATACATAAACTGGTTTTTAGAATTGGCGCTTCTGGTGAGACGACAAAGGAAATTTATACCTTTGACAAGGTGGAACGTTCGGAATACTCTTTTCCACCTATAAAATCGGATGTTGCCACCTATTTTTATGATTACACAGAGATGCAGCATCAAGATGTGTTGGGGACTTATATTGTAACAGAAGCCCCTCCATCTGGAATGATCGCTGATTTTCATGATCAAGGAATCAAATTGGAGATTGAAGAGATAAAATGGTTTCAGTTATTGACGGCGGGTTTATTAATGAGTATTGGACAACTCTTCTTTATTCTATTTTTCTTTGTGATTTTAGCTTTACTGTTTTATAAAGCTTCCCTTCGCAAGAAAATTGGTGTGATTGAGATGTTAGGACATCGTTGGCTGATAGTGTCCGTCAAGGATAGTTTCATTGATAGTGTGATTTTTACTCTCTTGATGGTTGCTTTTTCTTGGTGGTTTCCACAATTACAGTTTCTTTATCGACCGATTTTTTTCTGGGGTCATTTAATGATTTGGGTTCTTCAATTATTTACGAGTGGGATTATTTTCTCGTTCGGTACGATTTCAGATAAGATAAAAGGAAAGAAACCTTACCGATTATTATTTAGTTTGAACCTTTTATTAAAGATCATCATCTTCACGTTTGTTACGGTGCAAGCCAGTACATTATCAAATAAAGTAATGGAGACGCGTGAACTTGAACAGCAGCTCTCCCAATGGACAAGAGTTCCTGACTATTATCACTTGGCATTTAGTAGAGACACCAATCTACTTGTAAACCCGGCAGAAAGTAAAGACGTGCGAAAGAAAGCACAAGCGCCAATCAATTCACGGTTGCTTCCCTTGTTGGAAAAATCAGAACAGTCAGGTGGAATTTTTCTAAGGGACAATGAACTTGGTCATAGTAGTCCGACACTAAATTATATTCAAAATGACGCTTTTTGGTTAAGTAACCATCATGCCGTACAAGAATTGGCTATCAAGGATGCGGATGGTCAATTGATTGACTCATTAGATGATTCTTTTTTCTATCTTCTTATTCCTGAAAATAAGCGAATGTATACAGAAATGATCATTCCAGAAGCCGAGGCTGAACTTGATTTTTATCAAAATTCTTTTGAGTACGAAACGAAAGCATACGAAGGCGAGTTAAAAATTCTTTATACTCAAGCAAACCAAGTCCTTTTTAACTATAACTTCCAACCCTATGAAAAAACTTTTTCTTCCAATCCAATTATCGTTTCCATGTCATTGCCATTGATCCAACCAAATATCGAAATATGGATACAGGATATTTCAAATGGGACTTACTTGTTTCGAGACCCTCAACTTGTCCAAGAATTTATTAAAGAAAATCATATGGAACATGATTTTTATGGCTTGATTGCTGTAAAAGATAGCATCAATCAATCTCTTATGGGGGTGAAACGTGAATATTATACAACCCTTAGTATTTTGTTCTTGATCCTTATTGGCTTTGTTTTTATTCAAGTCTATTTGAGTTTACTGTATGTGGAAATGAATAAGAAAAAACTGTTTCTCAAATATATTGCTGGTTGGACTCTGCTACAGAGGCATCACAGATATTATGAAATAATATTAGGCATTTCTACCTTTGTTGCGTTGATCTTGCTACTCATCAACCATGCTTGGTGGCAGATTTTGATTCTATTACTATTATTTGAATTATGTATCCTTTTATTCACTACGTATTTATCAGAAAAAAGAAAACGTCTGGAGGTGATCAAATATGATTGA
- a CDS encoding ATP-binding cassette domain-containing protein, with the protein MIEAKEITKKYKGKVIFENVSLHVETGSITVITGSSGVGKTTLLNCLGQLEPIDSGEIWIDNQILHRKSKKRFFREYAGFLFQNFALIDNETVKQNLQLVVKKEEKMIAALRKFQMEDSLHQKVFRLSGGEQQRVALARLFLQPPKIVFADEPTASLDKGNRQLVIEALKELNEHGVTIVLVTHDLDLAEQLGGQVDMNELISRNKL; encoded by the coding sequence ATGATTGAAGCCAAAGAAATCACTAAAAAGTATAAAGGAAAAGTGATTTTTGAAAACGTATCTTTACATGTAGAGACTGGTTCAATAACTGTGATCACGGGAAGTAGTGGTGTAGGGAAAACGACGTTACTGAACTGCTTAGGACAACTGGAGCCAATTGATTCTGGTGAAATATGGATAGACAATCAAATTCTTCACCGTAAAAGTAAAAAACGTTTCTTTCGTGAGTATGCAGGATTTTTATTTCAGAACTTTGCATTGATCGATAATGAAACGGTCAAGCAAAATTTACAGTTAGTAGTAAAAAAAGAGGAAAAAATGATTGCTGCGCTCCGCAAGTTCCAAATGGAAGACTCATTGCACCAAAAAGTATTTCGTTTAAGCGGTGGTGAGCAACAACGAGTAGCTTTAGCTCGCTTGTTTTTGCAACCCCCTAAAATTGTTTTTGCAGATGAGCCCACTGCCTCTTTGGATAAAGGAAATCGGCAACTTGTGATCGAAGCATTGAAAGAATTGAATGAGCATGGAGTGACGATTGTCTTAGTCACCCATGATTTAGATTTGGCAGAACAACTAGGTGGGCAAGTTGATATGAATGAACTGATAAGCAGGAATAAGCTGTGA
- a CDS encoding oligopeptide ABC transporter substrate-binding protein: MKKTIFGFVTLLSVGALAACGNGGGTSSSGNNSADNGDNSELTFPLATTNNDEAIEDGELNVAVATDSQFKGLFQWEFYQDAFDAAFMAPSHEPLFTNDDNFTITNDGAASLELDEDAKTATITLKDNVKWSDGVDVTADDVIFPYEIIGNSEYTGIRYDDTFRNIVGMEEYNSGSADTISGITKVDDKTVKIEYKEMNPSMLQAGGGIWTYAAPKHTLEGIAIKDMESSDQVRKNPVTFGPYYMSNIVAGESVEFLPNEYYWNGTPQLKKITMKSLPTASATEALNSKLYDMIFQMPTDTYETYQDIAGYTNLGRQQTSYTYLGFKLGKWDAESGSVEYDPNSKMADKSLRQAMGYALDNTAVGERFYAGLRSNATSLIPPVFESFHDADLKGFTQDIDKANKLLDDAGYKDVDGDGIREDKDGNKLTINFASMSGGETAQPLADYYVQQWKEIGLDVQYTTGRLIEFNSFYDRLENDDPEIDIYQAAWNTGTDPNPSGLWGANAAFNYTRYESEENTKLINDINSSAAFDADYQKEAYKKWQEYAFEEAFAIPTLFRNEVLPVNDRVKDWNWAYDAVNPWAVVSVTSDSRS, from the coding sequence ATGAAGAAAACGATTTTTGGATTTGTCACACTGCTATCTGTGGGAGCATTAGCAGCGTGTGGAAATGGCGGCGGAACTAGCTCGTCAGGTAATAATTCAGCAGATAATGGGGATAACAGTGAATTGACTTTCCCATTAGCAACAACGAATAATGATGAAGCAATCGAAGACGGTGAGTTAAATGTTGCAGTCGCAACAGACAGTCAATTCAAAGGATTATTCCAATGGGAATTTTACCAAGATGCCTTTGATGCAGCGTTTATGGCGCCTTCACATGAACCATTATTTACAAATGATGACAACTTCACGATCACAAACGATGGTGCAGCCTCATTAGAATTAGACGAAGATGCGAAAACAGCGACAATCACACTTAAAGACAACGTAAAATGGTCTGATGGTGTCGATGTCACAGCAGATGATGTTATTTTCCCTTATGAAATCATCGGTAACTCTGAATACACTGGTATCCGTTACGATGATACATTCCGTAATATCGTTGGTATGGAAGAATATAACAGCGGTAGTGCAGATACGATTTCTGGAATTACAAAAGTAGATGACAAAACTGTTAAAATCGAATATAAAGAAATGAACCCAAGCATGCTTCAAGCAGGTGGTGGTATTTGGACATATGCAGCGCCAAAACACACACTTGAAGGAATTGCTATCAAAGACATGGAATCAAGTGATCAAGTCCGTAAGAACCCTGTGACATTTGGTCCTTACTATATGAGTAACATCGTTGCTGGTGAATCAGTAGAGTTCTTACCAAATGAATACTACTGGAATGGTACACCACAATTGAAGAAAATCACAATGAAATCATTACCAACAGCAAGTGCAACAGAAGCATTGAATTCAAAATTGTATGATATGATTTTCCAAATGCCAACAGATACTTACGAAACATACCAAGATATCGCTGGCTATACGAATCTAGGACGTCAGCAAACTTCATACACTTACTTAGGTTTCAAACTAGGTAAATGGGATGCTGAAAGTGGAAGTGTTGAATATGATCCAAACTCAAAAATGGCTGACAAATCATTACGTCAAGCAATGGGTTACGCTTTAGACAACACTGCAGTAGGTGAACGTTTCTATGCTGGTTTAAGAAGCAATGCGACTTCATTGATTCCACCAGTATTTGAAAGTTTCCACGATGCAGATCTAAAAGGCTTCACACAAGATATTGATAAAGCCAACAAATTATTGGATGATGCAGGATATAAAGATGTTGATGGCGATGGTATCCGTGAAGACAAAGATGGTAACAAGTTGACAATCAACTTTGCGTCAATGTCAGGTGGCGAAACAGCGCAACCATTAGCAGATTACTACGTACAACAATGGAAAGAAATCGGTTTAGATGTTCAATATACAACAGGCCGTCTGATCGAATTCAACTCATTCTATGATCGTTTAGAAAATGATGATCCAGAAATCGACATCTACCAAGCAGCTTGGAACACAGGAACAGATCCAAACCCAAGTGGACTATGGGGGGCAAATGCAGCGTTCAACTACACTCGTTATGAGTCAGAAGAAAACACAAAATTGATCAATGATATCAATTCAAGTGCAGCATTTGATGCAGATTACCAAAAAGAAGCTTACAAAAAATGGCAAGAATACGCATTTGAAGAAGCTTTTGCTATTCCAACATTGTTCCGTAACGAAGTATTACCAGTAAACGACCGCGTTAAAGATTGGAATTGGGCATATGATGCTGTCAATCCATGGGCTGTTGTATCTGTAACTTCAGATTCACGTTCATAA
- the rnc gene encoding ribonuclease III, with the protein MDNQLTKELKEKYSIVFHDLNLLEQAFTHSSYVNEHRNLQLSDNERLEFLGDAVLELMVSEYLYRLYPDIPEGKLTKTRAAIVREDSLSKFAKECRFDQYILLGKGEENSGGRTRPALLCDLFEAFLGALYLDQGFDAAHAFIETVIFPKVRAGAFSHEMDHKTRLQEVLQKAGDVLIEYRLINEEGPAHERIFWIEVYVDDRLIGTGQGKSKKLAEQAAAENALAALSK; encoded by the coding sequence ATGGACAATCAGCTAACAAAAGAATTGAAAGAAAAGTATAGCATCGTTTTTCACGATTTAAACTTACTTGAACAAGCTTTTACCCATTCATCCTATGTGAATGAGCATCGCAATTTGCAACTATCCGATAACGAACGTCTTGAGTTTTTAGGAGATGCTGTATTAGAGTTAATGGTTTCTGAATATCTGTATCGTTTGTATCCAGATATCCCAGAAGGAAAATTGACCAAAACTCGTGCAGCTATCGTGCGTGAAGATAGTTTGTCCAAATTTGCCAAGGAATGTCGTTTTGACCAGTACATCCTGTTAGGAAAAGGTGAGGAGAACTCAGGCGGACGAACCCGTCCAGCGCTTCTTTGTGATCTGTTTGAAGCCTTTTTAGGAGCGTTATACCTTGATCAAGGATTTGACGCAGCACATGCGTTTATTGAAACGGTGATTTTTCCGAAGGTACGTGCCGGTGCTTTTTCCCATGAGATGGATCATAAAACAAGATTACAAGAAGTATTGCAAAAAGCAGGAGACGTGTTGATCGAATATCGTTTGATCAATGAAGAAGGTCCAGCACACGAACGTATTTTTTGGATCGAAGTATACGTTGATGATCGGTTGATTGGAACTGGACAAGGAAAATCGAAAAAACTAGCAGAACAAGCTGCTGCTGAGAATGCTTTAGCAGCACTAAGTAAGTGA